The following coding sequences lie in one Megalodesulfovibrio gigas DSM 1382 = ATCC 19364 genomic window:
- a CDS encoding YeiH family protein produces the protein MAENQPRTPSSAADADIVIDKGKSSLSDLWKKEDYWAIWLAFSLLAAGLILFRSTTPENMQEAFDKNNAVMAAEAQRAPFKTIEWHQANDAKGKVKSSDLSFAKSISSFLATPAGWTTNPLDSLVQSKDVADAKNAKAMPVFEEAKAKEAEMLTAAKTAQEAAAAAQFKNASLNNAAKVSIDNWRKAQKVASSAKSKTTAKAYNRIPNLIGLCIALGIFFAIGMAFMGVSPPKFLPGFVFIFVVAAFAYLLAGQATVKHYGIEFAAWAVLMGLIISNTVGTPKWVMPAVQTEYYIKTGLVLLGAEVLFNKIVAIGIPGIFVAWVVTPIVLVATYIFGQKVVKMPSKTLNIVISADMSVCGVSAAIATASACRAKKEELTLSVGISLVFTAIMMVVMPMIIKATGMPYILGGAWMGGTIDSTGAVAAAGAFLSEQALYTAATIKMIQNVLIGVTAFGVAVYWCTRVDCVAGQRVSLWEIWHRFPKFVLGFISASVIFSLIFSALGHDVANATIDHGVLRSFTSKVRGWAFCLAFVSIGLATNFRELGHYFKGGKPVILYVCGQTFNLCLTLLMAWVMFYLVFPEITASI, from the coding sequence ATGGCCGAAAATCAACCACGCACTCCCAGTTCAGCCGCAGATGCCGATATTGTCATCGACAAGGGCAAATCCAGCTTGTCCGATCTGTGGAAAAAGGAAGACTATTGGGCCATCTGGCTCGCATTCTCCCTGCTGGCCGCAGGGTTGATCCTGTTCCGGAGCACCACGCCGGAGAACATGCAGGAGGCGTTCGACAAGAACAACGCCGTCATGGCTGCGGAGGCCCAGCGCGCGCCGTTCAAGACCATTGAATGGCACCAGGCCAACGATGCCAAGGGCAAGGTCAAGTCGTCCGATCTCTCCTTTGCCAAATCCATTTCGTCCTTCCTGGCCACCCCTGCCGGCTGGACCACGAACCCCCTGGACAGCCTGGTGCAGTCCAAGGACGTGGCGGATGCCAAGAATGCCAAGGCCATGCCTGTATTCGAGGAAGCCAAGGCCAAGGAAGCAGAAATGCTGACCGCAGCCAAGACCGCCCAGGAGGCTGCTGCCGCTGCGCAGTTCAAGAATGCCTCCCTCAACAACGCGGCCAAGGTCAGCATCGACAACTGGCGCAAGGCCCAGAAGGTGGCCTCCAGCGCCAAGAGCAAGACTACGGCCAAGGCGTACAACCGTATTCCCAACCTTATCGGGCTGTGCATTGCCCTGGGCATCTTCTTCGCCATTGGCATGGCCTTCATGGGGGTGAGCCCGCCCAAATTCCTGCCGGGCTTTGTCTTCATCTTCGTCGTCGCCGCCTTTGCCTACCTGCTGGCCGGTCAGGCCACGGTGAAGCATTACGGCATCGAATTCGCCGCCTGGGCTGTGCTCATGGGGCTGATCATCTCCAACACCGTGGGCACTCCCAAGTGGGTGATGCCGGCAGTGCAGACGGAGTACTACATCAAGACCGGTCTGGTGCTGCTGGGTGCGGAAGTGCTCTTCAACAAGATCGTGGCCATCGGCATTCCCGGCATTTTTGTGGCCTGGGTGGTCACGCCCATTGTCCTGGTGGCCACGTACATCTTCGGCCAGAAAGTGGTGAAGATGCCCTCCAAGACGCTCAACATCGTCATTTCCGCAGACATGAGCGTGTGCGGCGTGTCCGCGGCCATTGCCACGGCCTCCGCCTGCCGGGCCAAGAAGGAAGAGCTGACGCTTTCCGTGGGCATCTCGCTGGTGTTCACAGCCATCATGATGGTGGTCATGCCCATGATCATCAAGGCCACGGGCATGCCGTACATTCTGGGCGGGGCCTGGATGGGCGGCACCATCGACTCCACCGGCGCCGTGGCTGCGGCCGGGGCGTTCCTGTCTGAACAGGCCCTGTACACTGCCGCCACCATCAAGATGATCCAGAACGTGCTCATCGGCGTCACGGCCTTCGGCGTGGCCGTGTACTGGTGCACCAGGGTAGACTGCGTGGCCGGCCAGCGTGTGAGCCTCTGGGAAATCTGGCACCGTTTTCCCAAGTTCGTGCTGGGCTTTATCTCTGCGTCCGTGATCTTCTCGCTGATCTTCTCCGCCCTGGGCCATGATGTGGCCAACGCCACCATCGACCACGGCGTGCTGCGCAGCTTCACCAGCAAGGTGCGCGGCTGGGCATTCTGCCTGGCCTTTGTCTCCATCGGTCTGGCCACGAACTTCCGCGAGCTGGGTCACTACTTCAAGGGCGGCAAGCCAGTGATCCTGTACGTCTGTGGGCAGACCTTCAACCTGTGCCTGACGCTGCTCATGGCCTGGGTGATGTTCTATCTGGTGTTCCCGGAAATCACCGCCAGCATTTAG
- a CDS encoding class I SAM-dependent methyltransferase: protein MRLRHTLSAVLQRLLGRPAPSQTNGHYYNALAAREALSIQPVRRKNVLVVGCNTGHDCTYFVEAGAREVHGLDVVESIGQDFQHPAVQYHRISAECMSCFPDDMFDLVYSFATMEHVPNIAAAFQEMCRVTTPGGVLFSVAAPLWHSRYGHHKANLFQNFPWIHLCLSKEEIIQWYLETCPDEMPHEREHIRHHVEYMLNPAFFNMRPAREYLHVCAALPMQLVVNRLDLDDASHLTPDIRRLLGNRYDDEELLAVTHRYIARK, encoded by the coding sequence ATGCGGCTTCGCCACACGCTCTCTGCCGTCCTGCAGCGCCTGCTGGGCCGCCCTGCGCCCAGCCAGACCAACGGGCACTACTACAATGCCCTTGCCGCACGCGAAGCACTGTCGATCCAGCCAGTCCGCCGTAAGAACGTGCTGGTGGTTGGATGCAACACCGGACACGATTGCACGTATTTTGTCGAAGCAGGTGCGCGCGAAGTGCACGGCCTGGACGTGGTGGAATCCATTGGACAGGACTTCCAGCATCCGGCGGTGCAGTATCATCGCATCAGTGCAGAATGCATGTCCTGTTTTCCAGATGATATGTTCGATCTTGTCTACAGCTTTGCCACCATGGAGCATGTGCCGAACATCGCCGCGGCATTTCAGGAGATGTGTCGTGTCACCACGCCCGGAGGCGTGCTCTTTTCCGTGGCCGCCCCGCTGTGGCATTCGCGGTATGGCCACCACAAAGCCAATCTTTTCCAGAATTTTCCCTGGATTCACTTGTGCCTGTCCAAGGAAGAAATAATCCAGTGGTACCTGGAAACCTGTCCGGACGAAATGCCGCACGAGCGAGAGCATATCCGGCACCACGTGGAATACATGCTCAACCCCGCATTCTTCAATATGCGCCCTGCCCGGGAGTATCTGCACGTGTGCGCCGCCCTGCCCATGCAGCTCGTGGTCAATCGGCTGGACCTCGACGATGCCTCCCATTTGACGCCCGACATCCGCCGCCTTCTCGGAAACCGCTACGACGACGAAGAGCTTCTGGCCGTGACGCATCGGTATATCGCGCGAAAGTAG
- a CDS encoding FAD-dependent oxidoreductase, which translates to MAKKKRIRFPSKPSRYEFDVAIIGGGVSGLAAAAQLSRVAELEVVVLEKEVEPGGAPQHIDNYSFGWREYKRPMQGPTYAKKMLAGAKRTEILGGVQALSITRDGTDHAVIQAVGPQGSFTVKARRVLLASGAWESSRFSRKLAGSRPLGVMTSGALLRHMALTKVLPFSRPVMLGSEWVSLASIVTMHKAGMEPPILVDEWPGPAAPAMVLKGLCKKYGMTFQPDTRVERIIGRQKVEAVVLEHQGRRTLQVCDGVLLTGRFKPEAPYLAGGFLDVDAGSCGPATDQFHRVYEDESPTPVYACGNLLGLAKSSWVCSKQGETAATLIAQDIAGALDQAPGVPVHISPPLKYVWPQRHVFEKGEQSPKFYVDFEKPCTGVLALRSDGRKVADRFLPQAIPGRLEVLEPPPAMLPVLRGGTRLTVTLEHPDDGPF; encoded by the coding sequence ATGGCGAAAAAAAAACGCATCCGTTTTCCGTCCAAGCCTTCGCGGTATGAATTCGATGTCGCCATCATCGGCGGCGGCGTCTCGGGCCTGGCGGCCGCGGCCCAGCTCTCCCGCGTGGCCGAGCTGGAAGTGGTGGTCCTGGAAAAGGAAGTGGAGCCCGGCGGCGCGCCCCAGCACATCGACAATTATTCCTTCGGCTGGCGCGAGTACAAGCGGCCCATGCAGGGCCCGACCTACGCCAAGAAGATGCTGGCCGGCGCCAAGCGCACGGAGATTCTGGGCGGGGTGCAGGCCCTCTCCATTACGCGGGACGGGACGGACCACGCCGTCATCCAGGCCGTGGGACCGCAAGGGTCCTTCACCGTCAAGGCCCGGCGGGTCCTGCTGGCCAGCGGCGCCTGGGAGTCCTCCCGGTTTTCCAGAAAACTGGCCGGCTCGCGCCCGTTGGGCGTCATGACCTCTGGGGCGCTGCTCCGGCACATGGCCCTGACCAAGGTGCTGCCCTTTTCCCGGCCGGTGATGCTGGGGTCGGAGTGGGTGTCCCTGGCGTCCATCGTCACCATGCACAAGGCCGGCATGGAACCGCCCATCCTGGTGGACGAATGGCCCGGACCGGCCGCGCCGGCCATGGTCCTCAAGGGCCTGTGCAAAAAATACGGCATGACCTTCCAGCCGGATACGCGGGTGGAACGCATTATCGGCCGGCAGAAGGTGGAAGCCGTGGTGCTGGAGCACCAAGGCCGGCGCACCCTGCAGGTCTGTGACGGCGTGCTGCTGACCGGCCGCTTCAAACCCGAGGCTCCGTATCTGGCCGGTGGGTTTCTGGACGTGGACGCCGGCTCCTGCGGCCCGGCCACGGATCAGTTTCATCGCGTCTATGAAGACGAGTCCCCCACCCCGGTGTACGCCTGCGGCAACCTGCTGGGCCTGGCCAAAAGCTCCTGGGTCTGCTCCAAACAGGGGGAAACAGCCGCCACGCTCATTGCCCAGGACATCGCCGGCGCATTGGATCAGGCCCCCGGCGTGCCGGTGCACATCTCCCCGCCCCTCAAATACGTGTGGCCGCAGCGTCATGTGTTTGAAAAAGGTGAGCAATCCCCCAAGTTCTACGTGGATTTCGAAAAACCTTGCACCGGCGTGCTGGCCCTGCGCAGCGACGGTCGCAAAGTGGCGGATCGCTTCCTCCCCCAGGCCATCCCCGGCCGGTTGGAAGTGCTGGAGCCACCGCCGGCCATGCTCCCCGTGCTGCGGGGCGGCACCCGGCTGACAGTGACGCTGGAGCACCCCGACGACGGGCCGTTCTAG
- the argJ gene encoding bifunctional glutamate N-acetyltransferase/amino-acid acetyltransferase ArgJ, with protein sequence MIPVPKGYSFAAVPAGFKKDRNDLAVIVSDRPAVAAGVFTTNRFQAAPVLVARERLERADAMRAVVINAGQANACTGEAGLADCLESCRLLAEALGLEEGEILPASTGVIGVRMPMDKWATAMPLVQANLGQAAATDFARAIMTTDAFPKMAAARLTSPDGKECAIFGMAKGAGMICPNMATMLGVVLTDAEVAPEQWRSVLRAAVDASFNRVTVDGDTSTNDCVFALANGASGVTIGDGELQGLAEGVAQVCQTLAYMIVQDAEGGSKVVRIHVSGARSMGDAEIVARTIGHSPLVKTAMYGRDPNWGRIVAALGRSGVDFNPGDVNLSLCGIPIFAKGAPIPQDHKALLAPHMRRQDIHIHLSIGSGPGSYVLLASDLTHEYVTINAEYTT encoded by the coding sequence ATGATTCCCGTCCCCAAAGGGTATTCCTTCGCGGCAGTGCCTGCCGGCTTCAAGAAGGACCGCAACGACCTTGCCGTGATCGTCTCCGACCGTCCTGCCGTGGCGGCCGGCGTGTTCACCACCAATAGATTTCAGGCCGCGCCCGTGCTGGTGGCCCGGGAGCGACTGGAACGGGCCGACGCCATGCGCGCCGTGGTCATCAATGCCGGCCAGGCCAACGCCTGCACTGGCGAAGCCGGTTTGGCGGATTGTCTGGAAAGCTGCCGCCTGCTGGCCGAAGCCCTGGGCCTGGAGGAAGGCGAGATCCTGCCAGCTTCCACGGGCGTCATCGGCGTGCGCATGCCCATGGACAAATGGGCCACGGCCATGCCCCTGGTGCAGGCGAATCTCGGCCAGGCCGCGGCCACGGACTTTGCCCGCGCCATCATGACCACCGACGCCTTCCCCAAAATGGCCGCCGCCAGACTCACCAGCCCGGACGGCAAGGAGTGCGCCATCTTCGGCATGGCCAAGGGCGCAGGCATGATCTGCCCGAACATGGCCACCATGCTGGGCGTGGTGCTCACCGATGCCGAGGTGGCCCCCGAGCAGTGGCGCAGCGTGCTGCGCGCCGCCGTGGACGCCAGCTTCAACCGCGTCACCGTGGATGGCGACACCTCCACCAATGACTGCGTGTTCGCCCTGGCCAACGGCGCCAGCGGCGTGACCATCGGCGACGGCGAGCTGCAGGGCCTGGCCGAGGGCGTGGCCCAGGTGTGTCAGACCCTGGCCTACATGATCGTCCAGGATGCCGAGGGCGGCTCCAAGGTGGTCCGCATCCATGTCAGCGGCGCCAGATCCATGGGGGATGCCGAAATCGTGGCCCGGACCATCGGGCATTCGCCCCTGGTCAAGACGGCCATGTACGGTCGTGACCCCAACTGGGGCCGCATCGTTGCTGCCCTGGGCCGCAGCGGCGTGGACTTCAACCCCGGCGACGTCAACCTCAGTCTGTGCGGCATTCCCATCTTCGCCAAGGGCGCGCCCATCCCGCAGGATCACAAGGCCCTGCTGGCCCCGCACATGCGCCGTCAGGACATCCATATCCATCTGTCCATCGGGTCCGGCCCCGGCTCCTATGTGCTGCTGGCCTCGGACCTGACCCACGAATACGTGACCATCAACGCCGAGTACACGACGTAA
- a CDS encoding HD domain-containing protein, which yields MSDSSEYSDFQANFAGRDTLTRLADFLFECGMLRKTPRTGYQFLGSGAENVAEHSFRTSVVGYVLATMTEGANPSHTAMLCLFHDLHEARTGDFNYVNRRYNSSQRTAALGDTLAGTGLAPLLLPLWHELEAVQTLEAQLAQDADQIDLILNLKEQQDLGNPYAKAWLDCALERLRTPAGRELAVRISQTDHTDWWFKGPDQSWWERKNGKA from the coding sequence ATGTCGGATTCTTCAGAGTATTCAGATTTTCAGGCCAACTTCGCCGGGCGGGACACCCTGACCCGCCTGGCGGATTTCCTGTTTGAATGCGGCATGCTGCGCAAAACCCCGCGCACGGGCTACCAGTTTCTGGGCTCGGGCGCGGAAAATGTGGCCGAGCACTCCTTCCGCACCTCGGTGGTAGGCTATGTGCTCGCCACCATGACCGAAGGCGCCAACCCCTCCCATACGGCCATGCTCTGTCTGTTTCACGATTTGCACGAGGCCCGCACCGGGGACTTCAATTACGTGAACCGCCGCTACAACAGCTCCCAGCGCACGGCCGCCCTGGGCGATACCCTGGCCGGCACAGGCTTGGCGCCGCTGCTGCTGCCCCTGTGGCACGAGCTGGAAGCCGTGCAGACCCTGGAAGCCCAGCTGGCCCAGGATGCCGATCAGATCGACCTCATCCTTAATCTCAAGGAACAGCAGGACCTGGGCAACCCCTATGCCAAGGCCTGGCTGGATTGCGCCCTGGAACGCCTGCGCACCCCGGCGGGCAGGGAGCTGGCCGTACGCATTAGCCAGACGGATCATACCGACTGGTGGTTCAAGGGACCGGATCAGAGCTGGTGGGAGCGCAAGAACGGCAAGGCGTGA
- a CDS encoding NAD(P)/FAD-dependent oxidoreductase, whose protein sequence is MKKPVIHDAVVIGAGAAGCAVAQALTLAGADVCVVEAGADILAAGASKGDPGILRSGFDLPLQGRSLACVRKGRAVFAAIKDRFQLPLLATRALVPAATPEQAASLPNLLEQALAAGATASLVDGPAVQALEPGLTPGALGALLVEDEAVVDPWSTPLALAWQASLHGADFRFLTAVKDGQREDGVWVLHTSRGTVRGRVVVNCAGMQADVVEALRQSGAFHQTPRKEQYLCFAKNAARLLKHIVLPFPGFGDVAVFPSIFGNVMAGPYTTTVKDRGNAETAAKQLTRLERLAAARLPALAGEEVLAGYARVRPANLSEELLFEVDTDAGWITIAGIATLGLAGALGVAAMAAEAVAEHFKPARPVANPQWPVVPMLAEHLHRPWQQRTPGDIVCHCERVTQAEIEATFASPLPPGDLHGLKRRTRAGMGLCQGDGCAHVTTMLAGLAKPPLRVKPPYASLEKTPRKKA, encoded by the coding sequence ATGAAAAAACCCGTCATCCATGACGCCGTGGTCATTGGCGCCGGCGCGGCCGGTTGCGCCGTGGCCCAGGCCCTGACCCTGGCCGGCGCGGACGTCTGCGTGGTGGAGGCCGGGGCGGACATCCTGGCCGCCGGCGCCAGCAAGGGCGATCCCGGCATCCTGCGCAGCGGCTTCGATCTGCCCCTTCAGGGCCGGTCCCTGGCCTGCGTGCGCAAGGGGCGCGCCGTGTTCGCCGCCATCAAGGACCGCTTCCAGCTGCCGCTGCTGGCCACCCGCGCCCTGGTGCCGGCCGCCACGCCGGAACAGGCCGCCAGCCTGCCGAATCTGCTGGAACAGGCGCTGGCCGCCGGGGCCACCGCCTCCCTGGTGGATGGACCGGCCGTGCAGGCCCTGGAGCCAGGTCTGACCCCGGGCGCTCTCGGGGCACTGCTGGTGGAGGATGAAGCCGTCGTCGATCCCTGGTCCACCCCCCTGGCCCTGGCCTGGCAGGCCTCCCTGCACGGGGCGGACTTCCGCTTCCTGACCGCAGTGAAGGACGGCCAGCGCGAGGACGGCGTATGGGTGCTGCACACCAGCCGCGGCACGGTGCGCGGCCGCGTGGTGGTCAACTGCGCCGGCATGCAGGCCGACGTGGTGGAAGCCTTGCGCCAGTCTGGCGCATTCCACCAGACTCCGCGCAAGGAACAATATCTTTGCTTCGCCAAGAACGCCGCCCGGCTGCTCAAGCACATCGTGCTGCCGTTCCCGGGTTTCGGCGACGTGGCCGTATTCCCGTCCATCTTCGGCAATGTCATGGCCGGCCCGTACACCACCACGGTGAAGGATCGCGGCAACGCAGAAACGGCCGCCAAGCAGCTGACCCGCCTGGAGCGCCTGGCCGCGGCCCGGTTGCCGGCCCTGGCCGGCGAAGAGGTGCTGGCCGGCTACGCCCGGGTGCGGCCGGCCAATCTGAGCGAGGAACTGCTGTTCGAGGTGGACACGGATGCCGGCTGGATCACCATCGCCGGCATTGCCACCCTGGGCCTGGCCGGGGCGTTGGGTGTGGCCGCCATGGCCGCCGAGGCCGTTGCCGAACACTTCAAACCCGCCAGACCCGTGGCCAATCCGCAATGGCCCGTGGTGCCCATGCTGGCCGAACACCTGCACCGGCCCTGGCAGCAGCGCACCCCCGGCGACATCGTCTGCCACTGCGAACGCGTGACCCAGGCCGAAATCGAGGCCACCTTCGCCTCGCCCCTGCCCCCGGGAGATCTGCACGGTCTCAAGCGCCGCACCCGGGCCGGCATGGGCCTGTGCCAGGGAGACGGCTGCGCCCATGTCACCACCATGCTGGCCGGCCTGGCCAAGCCGCCCCTGCGGGTCAAGCCGCCCTATGCATCGCTGGAAAAAACCCCGCGCAAGAAGGCATAA